The Prevotella melaninogenica nucleotide sequence TTAGGGTTGCTACCCCATCCATCCATATTCAACTGCATAGGTGTGAAGGTCTTCCATTGGAAATCACGGATGTTCACTGAGAGGTTCTTTCCACCAAAGATACCGTCCATATCGCTCGTAATATTACCCATTCCAGAGAGTCCAGAGCCGATATAAGTTGGGATGTGGAAACGAATATACTCCCACTCGCCACCGGTCTGATCGCCCGACCATACACCACCATAACGCTGTGTACCAGCCCAGCCGTCGAGGGTGATAATGAACGGACGCGCATCGCTGCCGTAGTAAGGCATGATATTAGCCACATCGGCAATACCATTGAGTCCAAAGGAATAGCCCGCACCGACCCATGCTACGTCGGTCTTCAACACACGTACGCCAGCATCACGCACCTCTTTCACGATGTCACGCTGCAAGAGAGCAGGGATGCTATCGACTGGGTGGAGGTTTGATTGTGTCCACAAACCAATCTCTACACCGTTCTTACGCGCATAATCACCAAGGCTCTTGAGGTTGGCTATATTACCATCAAGGGTGGTAGTTTGCCCATATCCAGCTCCGTAACCATCGTTAGGGAGAATCCAACCCAATGGCATATCGTCTTTCTTATATCGATCGATAACGGCACGTGCAGAGAACTGATAGTTCTGCTTTTCGCCATTGAGGCTTTCCTTGATACCGCCATTGTCCTTCTGACTTTCTACATATCGCTTGCCGTCTTCAAAGAGGATTCCCTTTCCGTCTTCGGTTGTCTCTTTCCAATAGTCGCGGTTGTAGGCATTTAGGTGACCCTCATAAAAAGCAAACTTTGGCAATAAGACGGGGTTACCGGTTAGCTGATAATAATCTTGAAGCAAAGAAACTGGGGTTGTGTCGACCATCAGGAAGAGGTCGAGATAAGGCATATCGTGACTGATTGTCACCGTGTTCTTATCCGTACTTCCGAAGTCGTAGGCACCGGGAGCAAAGGTGTAAGGCATGGCTGCATAGCCCCCTGTTGACCAATAGAACGGAGCTGGCGAAGCAACACCGCCATCGGTCCAGCTGTTGGTATTGACAATCTCAATGCGTTTGCCACGATGTGAGAAGCGACCGTTTTGTACACCGCCACCATAGAAATACTCTCCTGCTGCATTGGCGAGGGTAACGGTGGTGCGATTCTTCTGGAAGTCGACTCCCTTCACCTCCTTAATAACCTCCTTACCATTGCGAAGGTCGGTGACAGTCATCAGCCCCGTGCTGCGGTCGAAGCGCACACGCACCTCAGCTGTTGCGACTGCTACGTCGGCATCGGTCTCATTAACGCTCAATCGTCCTGCGTTCTTACGTGGATTATCGAGGAGGATACGTGCTGGAGGATTACTAACTGGATCACAAACGATACCACCCTTTGGGTCGCGAAAAAGGCGAAATACATTCTGACCATAGAAGTCTACTGTCATCACGCCACCGTCGCTATAAGTAATCTCTACCGTTGTTGGATTGATTTGTCGAATACCACTCACTGCCTTTCCGTCAGCGAACGCAGTCTCTCCCACTGCCAATAACAAGGCAGCAAGTAAAATCTTGGCTTTCTTCTTTTTCATTTTATAGATCTCGTCGCCCGTCCCCAAGCTTAGGTTTACTTGGTTTCCGAACTCCTTTTGGTTTTTAGCTAATAGTTGTTTTTGTTACTGAGTGGCAAAGATACACCATATTTTTATAAACTACAATTATTTAACTAAGATTTTTTTAACTAAAAACACGAAACTTGGAACTTTGAACTTGGAATTTTGAACTTTATGATTTGAACTTTCAATGACTACGAATTTCGCTAATTACGCAAATCCTTATTACTATATAATTCGTGTCATTCGCATATTTCGTAGTTACCTCTTTTGATTGAAACTACGAATTTCGCTAATTACGCTAATACTTAATTGCTAAATAATTCGTATCATTCGCGTAATTCGTAGTCAACTTTTTGATTGAAACTTGGGGTTTGAGACATCCTATTTGGGACTTGAAACACAGAGGTTTTTAGCTTTTTATGCGCTCTGTTATTACTATTCATTCATTAATTATTCGTTGTCTAAATAGGTCGCTTGGTATAAAAAAAGAACGATTAAAGTTGACAGACTCGGAAATAATTAATACCTTTGCACCCAGAAAGATTGTAATAATTACAGAACAAGAACACAATAGATATCCAACTGATTGTCAGTGGGTATAAAAGCGATCCTATTCGTAATTCGTACACATATCATTATTATAATACAAGAACATTATACAAATACAAGAACATTATGAAAAAGAAATTTATTTGCACCGTTTGTGGTTACATCCACGAGGGAACAGAGGCTCCAGCAGAGTGCCCAGTATGCCACGTTAAGGCTGAGAAGTTCAAGGAGTTCAACCCAGAGGCTTTGAAGGGTACTAAGACTGAGCAGAACCTTAAGAACGCTTTCGCAGGTGAGAGCCAGGCACACACAAAGTATCTCTACTATGCTTCAAAGGCAAAGAAGGACGGCTATGAGCAGATTGCTGGTTTCTTCGAGGAGACAGCACGCAACGAGAAAGAGCATGCTAAGATTTGGTTCAAGTTCCTCCATGAGGGTGATATCCCTACAACAACTCAGAATCTCGCTGACGCAGCAGCTGGTGAGAACTACGAGTGGACCGATATGTACGAGCAGATGGCAAAGGATGCTATGGAAGAAGGCTTCCCTGAGTTGGCAGTTAAGTTCCGCAGCGTTGGTAAGGTTGAGAAGCACCACGAGGAGCGTTACCGCAAGCTCTTGAAGAACATCGAGGATAGCGTAGTATTCTCTCGTGAGGGTGACTGCATCTGGCAGTGCCGCAACTGTGGTCACATCGTTATCGGCAAGAAGGCTCCAGCTGTTTGCCCTGTATGTAACCACCCACAGAGCTTCTTCCAGGTTGAGGAGTCAAACTACTAAATCGACGCAATAATAATTCCACAGCGTTAGTCACATACCGTGCCAAGGTCTTTGCGGACCTTAGCACGGTTTTGTTGTAAGTAGACAAGTGAACAAGTTGACGAATAAACAAGTTGCTTGAATCAAAGACAGAGTAACATAGTAAGTGGACAAGTGAACGAGTAGACAAATGAACAAGTTGCTTGTATCAAAGACAGAGTAACATAGTAAGTGGACAAGTAAACAAGGTGATTGTTATAAAGGACAAACTCGTTCTCATGTTACCTTGTCTTTGATACAAGCAACTTGTTTACTCGTCTAACTTGTTCACTCGTCTACTTGTTAACCATGTTACTTTGTCTCTCTTCGCAAGCAACTTGTTTACTCGTCTACTTGTTCACTCGTCAACTATCGTAAACTTAATTCACAGACTGAAAAACAGAAGGGCGTTAATGACATTCAAATTAACGCCCTTTTAGCTTGCTAAAGATACCCTTTAAGACCCTTACTAACGCCCTTTTGGAACCTTACTAAGCACCTTTAAAAACACATCATCACAACTAATTGATAATAAAATACTTACAAAGACTCCGAAATGACACATTTTTAACCCTTTCCCCTACCCTTTCATCAACTAAAATGTAAAAGAAATTCGAATACATATTACGAATTTCTCTAATCATTATTGCAAAGTAATACCAACTACGAATTTCACTAATTACGCTAATGTTTTTTATCCTTTGAACTTTGAGGTTTGAACTCCTTTACCTTTGAGGTTTGAACATTGAACATTGAACTTTATGATATGTACTTTTAATGACTACGAATTTCTCTAATTGCACGAATTCTTATTGCATAGCAATTCGTGTCATTCGCGTAATTCGTAGTGCTTTATTGGGAGTTGACGAGTGGACTGGTTTACGAGTTGACAGGTTGTTTGCATCAATAAACCACAGTTAACAGTAGTAATCATAATTATGAATTGTGAATTATGAATTATGAATTAATAAAGGATTATGAATTAATAAAGGATTATGTGAATTAAACAAAAAGCCCCCGAAGTAAGGGATACTTCGGAGGCTGAGTAGTTTGCACTACTATGTGCACATAGGTTAAGGATTATTCGTATGCGCCAATCTCGCTGATAGAGAAGAGAGGATAGTCGCCTGTATCAAAGGTCTCGAGGTTGGAAAGTCTTACATACTGACACTTCACTGGAGAACTGAACACGATTGGGAATGGAGTATCATCATCGTATTGAGTTGATGTGGTGGCAGTACCCATGCTTGTCCATACCTTACCATCTAAGCTGGTTTCTACTGTGACCTTCTTAACGCCATATCCATAGCTTGTGAAGCTGCTAAGAATACCTACACCAGACAAGGTCCTAACACTCTTAAACTTAATGACGAACTGTGGGTTATAATACAAATATGAGTATATATAGGTATTAGGATCACCATCATTCAACTTCTTAGCATTTGAACCTCTGAGTGAAGTCAACATATCGTAGTCGGTCAGAGCAATCTGCTTGTCGGTGTCGAGGGTGCCAGAAGCGTTGATATTGTTGAAAGAGAAGTTGGTTGCTACTGCTACCTTCGTGCTTGTCTTTGCTGTTTCAGCACCGTCAACACTCTTGATAACAACAGATGTAACGCCGTTCTTCAACATTGTCAGGTTCTTGAGTGCATCACCATTCACCAACTTAACGACGATTGGTTCAGATACCTGCTGACCCTTAGCGATCGTTACAGATGTCTTGCTAAGGCTGATAGCGTCAGTGCTCATCACCTCTTCGCTACTATTTGCCTCAACACCATCAGATGTAGCAGCCAATGTTACTGTAACATCCTTCTCTGCTGGAGAAGAAAGACGAACATAGAAATTTGCGCTATCGCCAGCCAAGGTAACAGCTGATGCAGACTTCTCACCAGCGAGCAACAACTTGTTGCCGTCACTGGTACCAGTATAGAGGTAAGCCTTCGCAGAGTAGTTCTCTTCTGCAGTTGGGTAGAGCGTGCTACCAACTTCTGGCTCGCTCTGACAAGATGCCAGTGTGGCAGCAACCAAAGAGGCTGCCAGCACTGACTTGAATACGTTTATTTTCATATTTGAGTTTCCTTTTGACTTATTTACCATCGATTCTTACGTTCTGCTCCCAAGTTGGAACAGCTACACACTTACCGGTGTTGCCGTGGTCTGTTGCATCCTTGAAGGTATCGCCCTGACCCTCGTTGAGCTTCCAGTAAGCCTCCAAGCCGGTGCTCTTAGCGTCACAAGCATACATATTGTTAGCAATCTGAGCCTGTGTACGAGCCACGGTCCAGAAGCGTAACTCGCTCACCTTCACGTCTGCCTTCAGGTAATCAGTGTTACCGAAGTTGAAGCGGTTGCTGAGGTTAGTAGCCTTACCAGGGAGGTCCATAGAGTTGTCAAGTGCACCATTTACATAGAGGTAGAGTTTTGTACCTGTGCAAACGCATGCGAGGTGATACCACTGGTTAGCGTTAAAGAGCTGCTTACTGTTCATCTGTGTTCCCTGAGTCTTAATCTGCAGACGGTTACCCTCGATAGGAGCATCACCGAAGCGAGTATAAATCTCACCACCATCGTTACCCCATGCACCGAAGAGTGTCTGGTTGTTAAGTTCGCCAAGTCCCTTACCAAGCTTGCTCATGTTCACGTTCATCTCGACAGTCCACTGTGAAAGGTCATAGGTCTGACGCATTGCGAAGTGGATGTTATGTGTAGCGTTAATGATTGGCACAGCCTGATAAACAACCTGATCGAGGATGTAAACCATTGAACTACCAGAGTTCAGGACGTCATACTTGCCATCTTTACTCTTCAGACGGAGGGCAACAGCATACTTCTGACCGCTGTCCTTCAGTGCCTGTGTCAATGGGTTAATCGTCAGTGTCACATCAGAAGAAACCGACTTACCCTTCTCAATCTTCACCTCGTTAGAAGAGAGTGAGTAGAGACTTGCAGGCAGTGGCTTGTAAGAAGTCTCGTTACGCTGGTTGTATTCAGCGAGTGCCGTTGTATCACTTACCACCTCGAAGGTGTAGTCCTGTGTAGCAAGGTCAGAGAGACGCACGTTCACAGAAGAAGTGACAGCCGACGTACCGATAGTAATATTCTGACTTGAGTTACCATTAGTATTGGTTTGTGCGATATACGCCTGATTAGAAAGAGGCGAATATTCAGCATTCTCACAAGAAGCCAGCATTGTCAGAGAAGCCATAGCCACGGCTCCGATGAAAAGCTTAGAAATATTGTATTTCATAATTTGAATGTCTTGATTATTGGATTGATGGATTCATAATCTGGATAGCCTTGCGCAAGAAAGGATAGTTGCCTGTCTGTCCAGATACTGTATACTCGTACTCCATGTGATAGGTTCCTACACCACCCTTACGATAGGTTACGCCATTGTAAACAGGGTTCCAGTAAGCCATACCTAAGAGAGAAGGGAGGGTCTGACCATTGTCTAAACGGAAACTTACACCACCCTTACCAGCATAGTTCTCAAAGTTTTCGCAGACGATAAGCTTCTTTGCTACCTGTTCAGCTGTAAGATGCTGCTTGAAATGGTCTGCCTGAGTAGCAAATCGACCGTTTAGGTCACTGTTACCAGAAGAGCTATAAGCCTGAAGGATGAAGTAATTGAAGTATTCGCCATACTGAGCAGCCATAGCGTCAGGCTCACCATCGATAACGAACATCTTATCAGTACCAGACTTAGGACCGATGCGCTTACCCATAGTCTTTACGAATGCCTCCATCACCTTAGCGTTCTGCCAAAGCTCCTTATCGGTCTGGAAAGGCTGAGCATATGAAGGTTCAGCATCGAGGTCGAAACCATCATAACCATACTTAGCGATAGTGTCGCAGATAGCATTTGCATACTTCTCAGTAGCTGCAATCTGTGAAGCCTCATCGTTGCCCCATCCCCAGAACTTATGACGCCACTCTTTCCATGTGAGGTTTTTGTCTGTGTTTGTTGGAGTAATCTGGTCACCAATGTCAAATACAAGGCAGCTGATAAGCACCTTTGTACCCTTTGTCTTCTGAACAAAGCGGAGATCCTTGAGCATAGCCTCTGTTGGATTCTTCCAGTTTCCCCAAAGAGAAACGAAGTCAGTACTGTCAGGAAGACCCGCCAAAGAGTTCTCATGGGTAACACCAGTACCCGTCCAGTTACCGAACCAACCGAAAGCTACAGAGTGGTCAGTCTTCTTATAGTCGCGAAGTTGAGCATAGTAAGCCTCAGACTTATTTGTGTGAGTAAGGTCAGCTCCGTCCTTTGCCTCTGTCTCAGTCCAGTCGCTGCAGGCAGTGAAAGCCGTTGCAGCGCAGGCTGAAAGCAAGAATATCTTTATTAAATTCTTCATTTTTTATCGAATGTTTATTGTATGATAGATATCGTTTAACGCTGCCACCACATCTTGGTTGCATAGTCGTCATTACCCTTTAACAGCTGTACAGCCTTAATATAGTTTGCCTTGTTATTGGTAGCCTCATCAATATCAAATGGGATACGGTTAGCAACCTGGATGCTATAGTCTGTTGACTGTGCCAGAGGGAACACCTTTGGATAGCCTGTACGACGGATTTCGCTCCAGCCTTCCTGTCCGTTAGGGAACATTGCAATCCACTTCTGAGTAATCAGACGCTCCATCTTCTGCTCATCAGTAGCTGAGTCGTCCCACTTAATAGTGATATTGCTGACCGCACTAACATCTCCACCGTACTCGCTGATTGGGTCAACATAATTCTTCTCGGTTGATGTGTTATCAGCCAAGTAGGCTGTTGCAGAACCTGCACCCCACTGCTCGAAGGAGAGTTTCACACCTTCCTCATAGAGGTCCTTAGCGCTTCCGCCCATGTTACTCCAACCTGCCAACGCACCTTCTGCACGACAGAAAGCCATCTCAGAAGCAGTGAGCCATACGCCCTTGCTGTCTATCTTGATGTTTGCAGCTGAGTAAGCCTTACCTGCTGTGGTCTTATTACCAATCTTTGCAGCGGCACGACAGCCGATTACTGAACGAATACCGCCCTCTACTGGGGTAAAGAACTTCGTCAGACGTGGGTCGTTGTAACCTGTGAGGAAGCTCTCAAGGTCGGCACAAGCACGGCTATCACCCCACTCTACAGATGTCTTATACTGTCCGTTTGGTGTATAAGCAATAGCGCAGTTGTCTTCATTGCTTGTGATGACACCGTCCTGTACTGCCTGTTCGCCCAACTGCTTTGCCAATGTTGGCTCAACATAACGGATGCGGATAGCAATACGGAGCTTCAAAGAGTTCGCATACTTCAACCATTTAGCCATCTTACCCTGATAAACCTTGTCTAACTCTTCTGCAATAGTAACATTAGGGTTAGAAGCAACCAATGGTTTGATAACGTCTGTTGCCTTGTTGAGGTCAGCGATAATGCTCTTGTAAACATCCTCTTGAGAAGAGTAAGCATTACCATCTGTTGCATCAGCACCGATAGGAAGTGGTCCGTACATATCTGAAAGACGCATGAATGACTGTGCACGGAGAATCAATGCCCAAGCATAAACTGGTCCTTCGCCCTTTGTCACGTTGTCAATTGCCTTGAAAGCAGACACCGTCTTTGTCATAGAATCCTTAAACGGATAGCGTACCCAACCATTAGGAGCATTGAGACGAGCAAAGTTCTTCTCAGCAAAACCATTGTTAGCATAGGTCATGTAACGGCCCAAGTAGTTACCAATAAGGTCTTCATTCATCTGGTAAGCATTCTCCTGCTCTGGGAAAGCCTCGTTCTCCATCTGTACGAGGAAAGAAGAGGTTTGATAGTTGTCGCGTGACAGGTCTTCGAGAGAAGCACCTGTACCTGGACGGTTTGCCTCCTGAAAACCATCTGTACAAGATGGCATTGAGATTAACACCGCACTTGCGAATGTGCAGGCAGTGATGGCTTTATATATATTAATCTTTTTCATTTATATTTCGATTAAATGAGTGGAATTAGTTTTAGAATTTCAGCTTCACGTTGAAACCAAGTGTACGAAGGCTTGGCTGCATGAGGTAGTCGAAGCCCTGATAGTAGGTACCTGTTGATGCTGTTGCCTCTGGATCGAATGGTGCCTTGTTGTAAAGCATGAGGAGGTTGTTAGCTGTCAAACCGAGTGTCAGCTCCATACCGCCCAACATTCGACGTGGGAAGGTGTAAGCGAGGTGTGCTTCTTGGATACGTGCGTTGGTTGCACTGTAGATATACTCTGACCAGATTGGGTTCTCACCACCTACTACAGCATAGTATTTCTCAGCTGATACCAAACCATTGTTTACTGCGATACCGCCCTTGTCGCGTGCATCAGCAGATGCCTTTGATACACCGTAAGCATCCATCAACGCCTGTGTCTGTGACATTACGATACCACCGAAACGTGCAGTTACAACGAAACCGAAGTTAAGACCCTTCCAAGAGAAGTCGTTAGAGAAACCGATGTTACCCTTTGGAAGTACTGAACCACGATAAGATGGGTTGGTAAGGTTCACCTGTGATACGTTACCATCCTTGATAGCAATATTGCCTTCTGCGTCGCGCTTGAAGTCGCTGGTCATATAGAGGTCGCCCATCGTACCACCCTTCTTAAGGATGATGTTAGCACCATTCAAACCACCTTGGTTGATAACCTCGTTAGGATCGTTGAGCAACTCAACAATCTTGTTGCGGTTAGCACTGTAAGTGAAGCTGCTGCTCCATGCGAAATCGCCCCAACTGTGGTTGTAACCCAATGAAAGCTCAATACCACGGTTTCTTACGTTACCAGTCTGTACATACTCAGAAGAGAATCCCTGACTACCTGTGATAGGACGAAGGAAGGTCTGGTTGCGGGTGTTAGACTGATAAACTGTAACATCCAAAGTAAGTGCATTATTGAAGAAACGAGATGTCAAACCTGCCTCCCAAGAGTTCGTACGCTCTGGACGGAAGTTTGATGGGAACTTATAAGTTACGGTGCTATAAGTACCTGACGCTGGGTTATACTGATAACGCCATGGTGAGGTGATGTTTGGAGAGATAGCTGAACCTACTGATGCCCATGAACCACGCACCTTCATGTAGCTAATCCATGATGGAAGTGTAGCCATCTGAGAGATAACTGCTGACATACCCACTGATGGATAGAAGAAGGATACATTGTCGGTACCGTCCAAAGCTGAGTCCCAATCGTTACGACCTGTTACAGTCATAAACAGCATACTGCGCCAGCCCAACTCTACGTTAGCGAAGAGTGAGTTAATCTTGTGTGCATGGTCTGTGAAGATTGGACGGTTGTCAGCGGTTGCTGAACCGTAATCGATCGCGTTTGGAGTAAACAAGTTAGATGGTGCCTTCAAACCACCTTGGAAACCTGTTACGTTATACTTGTTACGTGTGAACGAACCACCGAGGTTGGCTGATACTGAGAAGTCGTTCAATGTCTTGTTGATATTGAACATCAAGTCGCCATAGAGTGAACGGTCATTCACCTTGTCATAACCATAGAAACCATACTTTGAGTGAGCAAAGAGGTTGGTTGTTGAAGCGTAACGCTTGTCTTCCTGCTTTGTTCCTGCATCGTCCCAACGCAAACGACCCACAACGTCCATCCAGTCGAAGATCTTATACTTAAGACTTGCACTGATCATGTAACGGCTGCGGTTGTTTGAACGAACCATGCGGTTGGCTACCCAGTATGGGTTCTGCATACTCAACGCATCACCGAAGTTCCAGTTCTGAACATTGATACCTCTTGTCACATCGTAAAGCTCGTATGTACGAACAGCGTCGAAGCTCTCACCACGTGGGAAGAGATAAACAGCGGTCAATGGGTTGAAGTACTGACCCTGAGCTGTCAAGTTCTTATCATGCTCCTTGATGTAATTGAAGTTGAA carries:
- the rbr gene encoding rubrerythrin; translated protein: MKKKFICTVCGYIHEGTEAPAECPVCHVKAEKFKEFNPEALKGTKTEQNLKNAFAGESQAHTKYLYYASKAKKDGYEQIAGFFEETARNEKEHAKIWFKFLHEGDIPTTTQNLADAAAGENYEWTDMYEQMAKDAMEEGFPELAVKFRSVGKVEKHHEERYRKLLKNIEDSVVFSREGDCIWQCRNCGHIVIGKKAPAVCPVCNHPQSFFQVEESNY
- a CDS encoding discoidin domain-containing protein, which translates into the protein MKINVFKSVLAASLVAATLASCQSEPEVGSTLYPTAEENYSAKAYLYTGTSDGNKLLLAGEKSASAVTLAGDSANFYVRLSSPAEKDVTVTLAATSDGVEANSSEEVMSTDAISLSKTSVTIAKGQQVSEPIVVKLVNGDALKNLTMLKNGVTSVVIKSVDGAETAKTSTKVAVATNFSFNNINASGTLDTDKQIALTDYDMLTSLRGSNAKKLNDGDPNTYIYSYLYYNPQFVIKFKSVRTLSGVGILSSFTSYGYGVKKVTVETSLDGKVWTSMGTATTSTQYDDDTPFPIVFSSPVKCQYVRLSNLETFDTGDYPLFSISEIGAYE
- a CDS encoding BT_3987 domain-containing protein; its protein translation is MKYNISKLFIGAVAMASLTMLASCENAEYSPLSNQAYIAQTNTNGNSSQNITIGTSAVTSSVNVRLSDLATQDYTFEVVSDTTALAEYNQRNETSYKPLPASLYSLSSNEVKIEKGKSVSSDVTLTINPLTQALKDSGQKYAVALRLKSKDGKYDVLNSGSSMVYILDQVVYQAVPIINATHNIHFAMRQTYDLSQWTVEMNVNMSKLGKGLGELNNQTLFGAWGNDGGEIYTRFGDAPIEGNRLQIKTQGTQMNSKQLFNANQWYHLACVCTGTKLYLYVNGALDNSMDLPGKATNLSNRFNFGNTDYLKADVKVSELRFWTVARTQAQIANNMYACDAKSTGLEAYWKLNEGQGDTFKDATDHGNTGKCVAVPTWEQNVRIDGK
- a CDS encoding glycoside hydrolase family 18, encoding MKNLIKIFLLSACAATAFTACSDWTETEAKDGADLTHTNKSEAYYAQLRDYKKTDHSVAFGWFGNWTGTGVTHENSLAGLPDSTDFVSLWGNWKNPTEAMLKDLRFVQKTKGTKVLISCLVFDIGDQITPTNTDKNLTWKEWRHKFWGWGNDEASQIAATEKYANAICDTIAKYGYDGFDLDAEPSYAQPFQTDKELWQNAKVMEAFVKTMGKRIGPKSGTDKMFVIDGEPDAMAAQYGEYFNYFILQAYSSSGNSDLNGRFATQADHFKQHLTAEQVAKKLIVCENFENYAGKGGVSFRLDNGQTLPSLLGMAYWNPVYNGVTYRKGGVGTYHMEYEYTVSGQTGNYPFLRKAIQIMNPSIQ
- a CDS encoding RagB/SusD family nutrient uptake outer membrane protein, whose product is MKKINIYKAITACTFASAVLISMPSCTDGFQEANRPGTGASLEDLSRDNYQTSSFLVQMENEAFPEQENAYQMNEDLIGNYLGRYMTYANNGFAEKNFARLNAPNGWVRYPFKDSMTKTVSAFKAIDNVTKGEGPVYAWALILRAQSFMRLSDMYGPLPIGADATDGNAYSSQEDVYKSIIADLNKATDVIKPLVASNPNVTIAEELDKVYQGKMAKWLKYANSLKLRIAIRIRYVEPTLAKQLGEQAVQDGVITSNEDNCAIAYTPNGQYKTSVEWGDSRACADLESFLTGYNDPRLTKFFTPVEGGIRSVIGCRAAAKIGNKTTAGKAYSAANIKIDSKGVWLTASEMAFCRAEGALAGWSNMGGSAKDLYEEGVKLSFEQWGAGSATAYLADNTSTEKNYVDPISEYGGDVSAVSNITIKWDDSATDEQKMERLITQKWIAMFPNGQEGWSEIRRTGYPKVFPLAQSTDYSIQVANRIPFDIDEATNNKANYIKAVQLLKGNDDYATKMWWQR
- a CDS encoding SusC/RagA family TonB-linked outer membrane protein yields the protein MRKGKILPVSVFLSCCSLTAFASSHVTSADNFGKNVVIAATKANTAKVLGTQQSSGDVKVTGTIVDNAGDPVIGATIRVKDSQQGTTTDLDGKFEIMTHKGATLIVSYIGMNTQEVKIAGDTPLSITLKPEAHQIEEVVVTALGIKRSEKALSYNVQKVGGENLTTVKNPNFMNSLSGKVAGVNINASSAGMGGAARVVMRGPKSITRSNQALYVIDGVPINNTSQGEISGGAFSSQPGSEGIADINPEDIESISVLSGPAAAALYGSAAAQGVIMITTKKGKEGKVSVTVSNSTQFANPFIMPEFQNSYVNRAGEVKSWGAKTPSVYGNYEPKNFFNTGTNVQNNVALTAGTDKNQTYISVGTTNAKGIIPNNSYDRYNFAFRNTTTFLHDKMTFDFNFNYIKEHDKNLTAQGQYFNPLTAVYLFPRGESFDAVRTYELYDVTRGINVQNWNFGDALSMQNPYWVANRMVRSNNRSRYMISASLKYKIFDWMDVVGRLRWDDAGTKQEDKRYASTTNLFAHSKYGFYGYDKVNDRSLYGDLMFNINKTLNDFSVSANLGGSFTRNKYNVTGFQGGLKAPSNLFTPNAIDYGSATADNRPIFTDHAHKINSLFANVELGWRSMLFMTVTGRNDWDSALDGTDNVSFFYPSVGMSAVISQMATLPSWISYMKVRGSWASVGSAISPNITSPWRYQYNPASGTYSTVTYKFPSNFRPERTNSWEAGLTSRFFNNALTLDVTVYQSNTRNQTFLRPITGSQGFSSEYVQTGNVRNRGIELSLGYNHSWGDFAWSSSFTYSANRNKIVELLNDPNEVINQGGLNGANIILKKGGTMGDLYMTSDFKRDAEGNIAIKDGNVSQVNLTNPSYRGSVLPKGNIGFSNDFSWKGLNFGFVVTARFGGIVMSQTQALMDAYGVSKASADARDKGGIAVNNGLVSAEKYYAVVGGENPIWSEYIYSATNARIQEAHLAYTFPRRMLGGMELTLGLTANNLLMLYNKAPFDPEATASTGTYYQGFDYLMQPSLRTLGFNVKLKF